One genomic segment of Hordeum vulgare subsp. vulgare chromosome 2H, MorexV3_pseudomolecules_assembly, whole genome shotgun sequence includes these proteins:
- the LOC123430598 gene encoding uncharacterized membrane protein At1g16860-like translates to MLPGVEDGKRRGVSDAEAEAEAGASAAALNDLCATAGDAGGPVPAPFPRAASLAVAALLAVGIGLGVLVLAVVRSAVLLVLALVLSAAVSAFLLWNAAAAASGRVLRRFVDGLPASSLRVAADGQLVKITGMVSCGDISLISSYEKVENCVYTSTLLRKCGRWGSEVANPKNNCSRWKLTHAERFAADFYITDAKSGKRALVKAGYHTKVVPLIDENVLVTTSRSTDLSSTLKCWLEERNLSSEEAQLIRLEEGYITEGMRLSVIGILSKKNGDFMILPPREPISTGCVLQSFLLPAYFDGIVLRLVDKSYFMPHSGIS, encoded by the exons ATGCTTCCGGGAGTGGAGGACGGCAAGCGGCGCGGCGTCAGCGACGCCGAGGCCGAGGCCGAGGCCGGCGCGAGCGCGGCCGCCCTGAACGACCTCTGCGCCACCGCCGGGGACGCGGGGGGCCCGGTCCCCGCGCCGTTCCCGAGGGCGGCGTCCCTGGCGGTCGCGGCGCTGCTCGCGGTGGGGATCGGACTCGGCGTCCTCGTCCTCGCCGTCGTGCGCAGCGCCGTGCTGCTCGTGCTCGCGCTGGTGCTCTCCGCGGCCGTCTCCGCGTTCCTCCTGTGGAATGCCGCGGCCGCGGCGTCGGGCCGCGTGCTGCGGCGGTTCGTCGACGGGCTCCCGGCCTCCAGCCTCCGCGTCGCCGCCGACGGCCAGCTCGTCAAGATTACCGGC ATGGTTTCATGCGGTGAtatttcgttgatttcttcatatGAGAAGGTGGAGAACTGTGTCTACACATCGACGCTTCTAAGAAAATGTGGTAGATGGGGTTCTGAGGTGGCAAATCCTAAAAATAATTGTTCCAGGTGGAAATTGACACATGCTGAG agatttgctgctgatttctacataACAGATGCAAAATCCGGCAAAAGAGCCTTGGTGAAAGCTGGATACCACACGAAAGTTGTTCCATTGATCGATGAAAATGTTTTGGTTACAACAAGCCGAAGTACTGATCTATCTTCAACCTTGAAATGTTGGCTAGAAGAAAGAAATCTTTCTTCTGAAGAAGCTCAGCTTATCCGTCTTGAGGAAGG ATATATCACGGAAGGAATGAGGTTGAGTGTGATCGGAATTTTGAGCAAGAAGAATGGAGATTTCATGATACTTCCTCCTCGTGAACCTATATCTACAGGTTGTGTCTTGCAGTCATTTCTCCTTCCAGCTTATTTTGATGGAATAGTTCTGAGACTAGTAGACAAGAGTTATTTTATGCCACATTCTGGAATTTCATGA